The following are encoded together in the Zonotrichia albicollis isolate bZonAlb1 chromosome 10, bZonAlb1.hap1, whole genome shotgun sequence genome:
- the FASTKD2 gene encoding FAST kinase domain-containing protein 2, mitochondrial: MNNKISYLLNTVRCVHRYSSVLTPKSSATTRKHILWIGRYRDPLGNVNFRKLLLNILPSLHGSSLRFVSQKTDVCSTGAEALVSEKASQSSLEVEKLDDAGSFKAKRAVDHSDPFFTSLQKCSCPCDALDLAAEAAVSIKHYTNALTMAWRLYKNLSEEQQRYERQLIFEHPAFVKLCQQLLRDARRMTRGDLVFSLHALVNLGVPQNTLLLQTLVRVCQEKLNQLDNRCISVLATTLAGMDKDKNVSALQAGLQLLVEQRISSIRDIFILQNLMKCLGKDAPVFLKKKLEMAVLREIDGLTFPNALRMFLALAAMNYCSLPILNPCSKKIQENVHDVPFRQLILILEACHTVQYRNVKLFSALADYIHSTAYLWDKRQIILFLSACETLGFQPTELLDIFAEKVTEDPDFLNLKNLLTVLRVYSRLNHVPRVQKHLFFEILHSCLNKCLPQISNIELLKAVYSLGILGYLPQRALDELLQKDSKDELVLPDDPKEQNTMMLRCVKTCMELDSPSFTKPALVPTENMSSLVSLNLRKAQEALIELLGDENMFLQNVQLPYKYHIDFEIRMDSDRKKVLPITATDDHPDPCVQRLAFLFAPVSAFCLGTTHPQGKLAMKKRHLNKLGYHVILIQNKKFQEMKNEDAVEFLKRKIYSEDTFSFPEATVQNNN; the protein is encoded by the exons atgaataataaaataagttaTTTGTTAAATACTGTCAGATGTGTGCATAGGTACAGTTCCGTGCTCACTCCCAAATCTTCAGCCACaacaagaaaacacattttgtgGATTGGCAGATACAGGGATCCCTTAGGAAATGTGAACTTCAGGAAattacttttaaatattttgccttCTCTGCATGGATCATCTCTTCGATTTGTATCTCAAAAGACAGATGTTTGTAGCACAGGTGCAGAGGCTTTGGTGAGCGAGAAGGCTTCCCAGAGCTCATTGGAAGTTGAAAAGTTGGATGATGCTGGGAGCTTCAAAGCGAAGCGTGCAGTGGATCACAGTGACCCGTTCTTTACCAGCCTCCAGAAGTGCTCCTGTCCTTGCGATGCGCtggacctggctgcagaggcagctgtTTCCATCAAGCACTACACAAACGCTCTGACCATGGCCTGGAGGCTCTACAAGAACCTGTCGGAGGAGCAGCAGCGCTACGAGAGGCAGCTGATCTTCGAGCACCCGGCTTTCgtgaagctgtgccagcagctgctgcgcGACGCGCGCAGGATGACGCGCGGGGACCTGGTGTTCAGCCTGCACGCCCTGGTGAACCTCGGCGTGCCGCAGAACACGCTCCTGCTGCAGACCCTGGTGAGGGTGTGCCAG GAGAAGCTCAATCAACTTGATAACCGATGTATCTCAGTTTTGGCAACTACTTTAGCAGGGATGGATAAAGACAAGAATGTGAGCGCTCTTCAAGCTGGATTACA ATTACTAGTGGAGCAGCGCATTTCAAGCATCAGAGACATCTTTATTCTGCAAAACCTGATGAAATGCCTGGGAAAAGATGCTCCAgtttttctgaaaaagaaattagaG ATGGCAGTTCTGAGAGAAATAGATGGTTTGACTTTTCCGAATGCGCTGCGTATGTTTTTGGCTCTTGCTGCAATGAATTATTGTTCCCTTCCAATCCTGAATCCCTGCAGTAAAAAGATCCAgg AAAATGTCCATGATGTTCCATTTCGGCAGTTAATTCTCATTCTGGAGGCTTGTCACACTGTCCAGTACCGTAATGTGAAACTGTTTTCAGCATTAGCAGACTACATTCATTCTACTGCCTATCTTTGGGACAAAAGACAG ATTatccttttcctctctgcctGTGAGACACTTGGCTTTCAGCCTACTGAGTTGCTGGATATTTTTGCTGAGAAGGTGACAGAAGACCCTGATTTCCTTAACTTGAAAAACCTTTTGACTGTTCTTCGAGTGTATTCACGACTCAACCATGTTCCCAGAGTCCAAAAGCATCT GTTTTTTGAGATTCTTCATAGCTGCTTGAACAAGTGTCTGCCTCAGATTTCCAACATAGAGCTGCTGAAGGCAGTGTATTCACTGGGTATCTTAGGATATCTTCCCCAGCGTGCCCTTGATGAGCTGCTGCAAAAGGACAGCAAGGATGAACTTGTACTGCCAG ATGATCCTAAGGAACAAAACACAATGATGCTTCGCTGTGTGAAAACGTGTATGGAACTTGACAGCCCTTCTTTCACAAAGCCTGCCTTGGTGCCGACTGAGAATATGTCCTCATTAGTATCTCTGAATCTCAGAAAGGCTCAGGAGGCACTGATAGAACTTCTGGGAGATGAGAACATGTTTCTGCAAAATGTTCAGCTGCCATACAAATATCATATTG atttTGAAATCAGAATGGATTCAGACAGAAAGAAGGTGCTCCCCATAACTGCAACAGATGATCATCCTGACCCATGTGTTCAGAG GTTGGCTTTTCTGTTTGCTCCTGTGTCTGCCTTCTGTCTGGGTACAACACACCCTCAGGGGAAGCTGGCAATGAAGAAGAGGCATCTAAATAAACTGGGCTATCATGTGATTCTG ATCCAGAACAAGAAGTTTcaggaaatgaaaaatgaagatGCAGTTGagtttttgaaaagaaaaatttattcagaagatactttctcttttcctgaagCAACTGTGcagaataataattaa